The genomic window GACGCACCCGGCCAACATCGACATAGCGGTACTGCAGGGCCTGGCCCGGGCGCGCATCGCGCATCAACGACAGGTTCAACAGCAACGCACTCTGGTCGCCGCGCTGCAGCGGAATGGGACGTTGCCGCTCCTCCTTCAGATCACCCTGCCACTGCGCGGTACCTGCCTGCCAGTTATAGACGCCGGTGACTTTCTTGCCCATGAACAGGGCTTTTTTGACTGTGCTCTGGCTCAGCGGGGTATAGACGCTGCCTTCGTTGTTGAACACCGTGCTCTGCTCGATGTTCAGCCCGAGGATGCTGGCAAAGCCGCGTTTGCCGCGCACGGCCATGTCCACCCGCCACTGTGCCTCGCTGCTGTGGACCACGCGCAAGGTGGCATCGCCGGCTTCCTTGCCCTTGTACAGGGCCTGGTAGGTGGCGACGAACGGTTCCAATGCGGGCGGGGTCCACTCCAGTGCCGGCAAGGCCGGTGCTGCTGGCGGTGGCGCCGGTGCAGGTGCAGGCGTTTCCTGGGCATGGCTGAGGGCCGATACCAGCAGAGCGGTCAAAACCAGGGGTTTGAAAAGCGCTATGGCCATGCGGGCAAGTGGGCACGAGAGAAGGGGGGAGATCATGCCAAACCACACATCAGCAGCATGTGCGGATCAGCGGTGGAGAGTTCCGGCGGAATCTAGGCGCAGTGGGCTAAACAGGGACTGACCGTCGAATTGAACCACGCCGCCCTGTTCAGCAAGGCGCCCGGCCGCCAGCAGCTGCACGCTGGCCAGCAGCAGCGGGTGCTCGACCGCCAGCACGCGCTTGGCCAGCGTTTCGGCACTGTCGCCCGGCAGCACTGGTACGCGGGCCTGGGCGATCACCGCGCCGGCATCCAGTTCAGGCACTACGAAATGCACGCTCGCCCCGTGTTCGGCATGGCCACCGGCGATTGCCTGCGCATGGGTGTGCAAGCCCTTGTGCAGCGGCAGCAGCGAGGGGTGGATGTTGATCAGCCGGCCGCTGAAGCGCTGCACGAAGGCGGCGCCGAGGATGCGCATGTAGCCGGCGCAGATGATCCAGTCCGGCTGGCTGGCGGCCAGCGCATCGGCCAAGGCGCTGTCAAAGGCCTCGCGGTCGGCAAAATCCCTGGGCGAGCGGGCCCAGCGCTGCTCCGGAGCCACCTTGTCCAG from Stenotrophomonas nitritireducens includes these protein-coding regions:
- a CDS encoding DUF3108 domain-containing protein, which gives rise to MAIALFKPLVLTALLVSALSHAQETPAPAPAPPPAAPALPALEWTPPALEPFVATYQALYKGKEAGDATLRVVHSSEAQWRVDMAVRGKRGFASILGLNIEQSTVFNNEGSVYTPLSQSTVKKALFMGKKVTGVYNWQAGTAQWQGDLKEERQRPIPLQRGDQSALLLNLSLMRDARPGQALQYRYVDVGRVRQYEYRAADTTENVQVGDLSYDALRVYRTNGGNDETILWIANGVPTPVRILQRKDGQDEIDLRLIEYQGA
- the purN gene encoding phosphoribosylglycinamide formyltransferase, whose protein sequence is MSSLPRLAVLASGRGSNLQCLLDAIAAGQLAAQVVGVFSDKPGAAALDKVAPEQRWARSPRDFADREAFDSALADALAASQPDWIICAGYMRILGAAFVQRFSGRLINIHPSLLPLHKGLHTHAQAIAGGHAEHGASVHFVVPELDAGAVIAQARVPVLPGDSAETLAKRVLAVEHPLLLASVQLLAAGRLAEQGGVVQFDGQSLFSPLRLDSAGTLHR